The Microcaecilia unicolor chromosome 3, aMicUni1.1, whole genome shotgun sequence nucleotide sequence TCATTTCTCTCTACAGCATTGGTtttcacccttaaaaaaaaatctaacaataACCAACCCTACATTTTCCATTATGGTTGTGTGCAACTGCAGTGGAGTTTTAGACAGATTAAGCTATACACAAATCAGTACTCTGGGGTAAGGTTGTTTTTATTTCTCAGGTcctaaagccaaaaaaaaaagtccctgtaatttcagattttttttcatcagcaaacaaaaaggcaaaataaatattctatctaattgaaataaaaggtCTTTAGTGCTCCTAGTAACAAGATACTAGAGTATCAGCTTTGGCAACATACTTTGGATGTGGCAGCACCTATGCTCTGGGCAGTAAAGCCCTGAAGGATTAGAAAAACAAATACTTGTTCTGGATCCAAGGTTCAAACTATcttatttcagattttttttcagaTATAACTGTGGCGTCACAATTGTTATATTGTTTTTCCTATTTGCAGGTGTTGCTATGAGGACAGAGGTCAGAAATGACTGATGTGGAGCCTGTGGCCACAGATTTCGCATCTTCAGGAAGAGCTGGTCGCCGAAATGCCTTACCAGATATACTGGGTTCTCCAACCGAAGCTGAGACTTCAGAGTTGCCACCCAGACTAGCCGAACTTTCACTGTCTAAGGGTAAATCCATAACTCTTAACCTATATAGTCCAAGGAGGAAAGGGATCACTTCAGTGAAGGTTGACAAAATAGTTTGGATTAAATTCAGTCTATCTGAACTGGGAATTTTTGGTAATCAGAGTTGAATCTTTTCAAGTGAGGGATGATGAAGGTGATTATTTTAGGGGACTGAATGGGGATTGGGTCACTATGATTATGCCAGGGAGTGGGGGTGAGATGGTTTATAAATCTGTCCATATAACAGTGGGGTACACAATGCATTTGTTTGCTCGAGACCCATCTAAGGGTTAATTCTGCTCTGTCATCCAAATACCATAAGAATAACCAACCAGACAGGCCATTTCTGCAGCATTTCAGAGCAAGTCAGAGACAGAAAAAATCTGGTCGTGGTTGTGATTCAAAAATTGAACATCTAGCCATACGCTCCTTCCGGTTATATTTTTGGATAATGAACCCCAAAATAGATAGGTCTCATAATTAAGAAAATCATATCCAGTGCCAATTagtacatttacatgcatatatttgcATGTTTAGTGCATGGAATAGCATAATAGTGGCTCTAAAATTAGGTAGGATAAGGCAGCTGCCTCAGGCTGAAAGAGCCTCCAAATCTGTGAAGAAGCAGCAGTCGACGGTAGAAGGGAAAGGCAGCATGGAATTTTGAGCCCTTGTGCCTGGGCCTCCTGAAAATCTATCTGTTCCACCtcttccaaaacaggaagtttgcatcagagagggcaacACTGACTGACCTTAAGTGCATACTGGGAGTCTTAAGTTCCTGTGCTGCCTTTTATGTGTGAAAGCAGCATTGCGGCCAatggaaaggaaaagaagaggaAAGATGTATCACTCGGAAGTGGGAGGAGTAGGGAGTGAGGAGTGATGCTGTACTGTACAGTGGGGAGCTAGAAGAGATAAAAAATATTCTGTattgaggggagggggctggaagagaaggaagagaagatgCTAAACACAAATGGTGGGCATAGAAAGAAAAGCAAGGCCAAATGCAGGATGGGgttgggaagagaaaagggggagatgctgaatctagtgggggtgggagagaaaagggatagagactggacctggagggggaagggtgaaaaagaaaacaagggggagATGTGGAAcctggagaaaggaaggaagCAAGGACTGTACCTGGGGTTAGAGATtgggaaggttatcaatagaaatcaaacaaaataaaacatggaaaagaaaataagttgataccttttttattggacatacagtaacttaatacatttcttgattagctttcgaaggttgcccttcttcgtcagatcggaaataagcaaatgtgctagctgacagtgtatataagtgaaaacattcaagcattactatgacagtctgacagggtgggaggatggggttgggtaggaggtatgcatggggacatcaaagcatatc carries:
- the PKIB gene encoding cAMP-dependent protein kinase inhibitor beta; translated protein: MTDVEPVATDFASSGRAGRRNALPDILGSPTEAETSELPPRLAELSLSKDGGAEGGEKSSSETPVEDKVVQAKNGKS